Proteins encoded together in one Colius striatus isolate bColStr4 chromosome 3, bColStr4.1.hap1, whole genome shotgun sequence window:
- the BFAR gene encoding bifunctional apoptosis regulator isoform X2 yields the protein MTNIFPIRDVIEKLFSDAIEQRKEDIQQNSDVARSLATFQKYGNDQILTVPNAGRINPRGGGFFSGVLTALTCVAVVLLGYHWSSREFEEDHLVHKPVAKWTSEEVILWLEQLGPWASHYKERFLLEKVNGRLLLTLTEEDFTKEPYSIENSSHRKAIMAELECVKNLGVKPPQNLWEYKAVNPGKSLFLLYALKSSPRLSMLYLYLFDYTEAFLPFIHTICPVPENKYEDIVTKLLDLKDPSWKQWREFVVKYLFLPYQLIAEFAWDWLDVHYWTSRFIIVNAMLLSVLEFFSFWRLWSRRELKTIPHRMWRHFWKVSTQGLFVAIFWPFIPQFVCNCLFYWALYFNPITNIDLVVKEVRRLETQVQ from the exons atgacaaatatttttccCATTAGGGATGTTATTGAAAAGCTATTTTCTGATGCCAttgaacaaagaaaagaagatattCAACAAAACAGCGATGTAGCACGCAGCTTAGCAACCTTCCAAAAATATGGGAATGACCAGATCCTTACAGTTCCAAACGCAGGAAGAATTAATCCTCGAGGAGGAGGGTTTTTCTCAGGCGTTCTGACAGCTTTAACTTGTGTAGCA GTGGTTCTACTTGGATATCACTGGAGTAGCAGAGAATTTGAAGAAGATCATCTTGTCCACAAGCCTGTTGCTAAATGGACTTCAGAGGAAGTGATACTTTGGCTAGAGCAGCTGGGCCCGTGGGCTTCACATTATAAAGAAAGGTTTTTGCTAGAAAAAGTGAATGGAAG ACTCCTTCTAACACTGACAGAGGAGGATTTCACGAAAGAGCCTTACAGTATAGAGAACAGTAGCCATAGAAAAGCTATTATGGCAGAACTGGAATGTGTGAAAAATTTAGGtgttaaaccaccacagaacCTTTGGGAATATAAG GCAGTAAATCCAGGAAAATCACTCTTTCTACTGTATGCACTGAAGAGTTCTCCAAGACTCAGTATGTTATACCTATATTTGTTTGATTACACGGAAGCTTTCCTACCTTTCATCCACACAATTTGCCCTGTGCCAGAAAACAAGTATGAAGATATTGTCACAAAACTACTA GACCTTAAAGACCCTTCTTGGAAGCAATGGAGAGAATTCGTtgtaaagtatttatttttgccATACCAGTTGATAGCTGAGTTTGCTTGGGATTGGCTGGATGTGCACTACTGGACATCAAGATTTATAATTGTAAATGCCATGTTGCTCTCTGTTCtggaatttttctctttttggagGCTCTGGTCAAGACGAGAATTGAA GACTATTCCTCACAGGATGTGGAGACATTTCTGGAAAGTCTCAACCCAGGGTCTTTTTGTTGCCATTTTTTGGCCTTTTATTCCTCAGTTTGTCTGCAATTGTTTGTTTTACTGGGCCTTGTACT
- the BFAR gene encoding bifunctional apoptosis regulator isoform X1 has protein sequence MEEDETLQGATERAKVETHTTPEIGRRISVSEFLCHCCYDILVNPTTLNCGHNFCRHCLALWWVSSRKNECPECREKWEGFPKINILLRDVIEKLFSDAIEQRKEDIQQNSDVARSLATFQKYGNDQILTVPNAGRINPRGGGFFSGVLTALTCVAVVLLGYHWSSREFEEDHLVHKPVAKWTSEEVILWLEQLGPWASHYKERFLLEKVNGRLLLTLTEEDFTKEPYSIENSSHRKAIMAELECVKNLGVKPPQNLWEYKAVNPGKSLFLLYALKSSPRLSMLYLYLFDYTEAFLPFIHTICPVPENKYEDIVTKLLDLKDPSWKQWREFVVKYLFLPYQLIAEFAWDWLDVHYWTSRFIIVNAMLLSVLEFFSFWRLWSRRELKTIPHRMWRHFWKVSTQGLFVAIFWPFIPQFVCNCLFYWALYFNPITNIDLVVKEVRRLETQVQ, from the exons ATGGAAGAAGATGAGACTTTACAAGGTGCAACAGAAAGGGCAAAAGTTGAAACACATACTACTCCTGAGATTGGTCGGCGGATATCAGTTAGTGAGTTCCTTTGCCACTGCTGTTATGACATTCTGGTCAATCCCACCACCCTGAACTGTGGGCATAATTTCTGTAGACATTGCTTAGCCTTGTGGTGGGTATCATCCAGGAAGAATGAATGTCCcgaatgcagagaaaaatgggAAGGATTCCCCAAAATTAACATCCTCCTCAG GGATGTTATTGAAAAGCTATTTTCTGATGCCAttgaacaaagaaaagaagatattCAACAAAACAGCGATGTAGCACGCAGCTTAGCAACCTTCCAAAAATATGGGAATGACCAGATCCTTACAGTTCCAAACGCAGGAAGAATTAATCCTCGAGGAGGAGGGTTTTTCTCAGGCGTTCTGACAGCTTTAACTTGTGTAGCA GTGGTTCTACTTGGATATCACTGGAGTAGCAGAGAATTTGAAGAAGATCATCTTGTCCACAAGCCTGTTGCTAAATGGACTTCAGAGGAAGTGATACTTTGGCTAGAGCAGCTGGGCCCGTGGGCTTCACATTATAAAGAAAGGTTTTTGCTAGAAAAAGTGAATGGAAG ACTCCTTCTAACACTGACAGAGGAGGATTTCACGAAAGAGCCTTACAGTATAGAGAACAGTAGCCATAGAAAAGCTATTATGGCAGAACTGGAATGTGTGAAAAATTTAGGtgttaaaccaccacagaacCTTTGGGAATATAAG GCAGTAAATCCAGGAAAATCACTCTTTCTACTGTATGCACTGAAGAGTTCTCCAAGACTCAGTATGTTATACCTATATTTGTTTGATTACACGGAAGCTTTCCTACCTTTCATCCACACAATTTGCCCTGTGCCAGAAAACAAGTATGAAGATATTGTCACAAAACTACTA GACCTTAAAGACCCTTCTTGGAAGCAATGGAGAGAATTCGTtgtaaagtatttatttttgccATACCAGTTGATAGCTGAGTTTGCTTGGGATTGGCTGGATGTGCACTACTGGACATCAAGATTTATAATTGTAAATGCCATGTTGCTCTCTGTTCtggaatttttctctttttggagGCTCTGGTCAAGACGAGAATTGAA GACTATTCCTCACAGGATGTGGAGACATTTCTGGAAAGTCTCAACCCAGGGTCTTTTTGTTGCCATTTTTTGGCCTTTTATTCCTCAGTTTGTCTGCAATTGTTTGTTTTACTGGGCCTTGTACT